From Xiphophorus hellerii strain 12219 chromosome 6, Xiphophorus_hellerii-4.1, whole genome shotgun sequence, the proteins below share one genomic window:
- the atpsckmt gene encoding ATP synthase subunit C lysine N-methyltransferase, whose protein sequence is MSQHELVLDTGQGSGAVSEGRRRRSRLGLVVTGVVGGSLVALYAVAAPFVAPALRRVCLPFVPATTAQVENVLRVLRTRTGTLVDIGSGDGRIVIAAAKCGFQASGLELNPWLVWYSRYKAWTDGVHRSTSFHISDLWKASFAQYSNVVIFGVPQMMDQLEDKLANELPSSAKVVACRFPFPTWVPESTEGEGIDTVWVYDAKTFRSDLHRKTGKTLLEQKSPPHS, encoded by the exons ATGTCACAACACGAGCTGGTTCTGGACACTGGACAGGGCAGCGGAGCTGTCAGCGAGGGGAGACGGAGAAGAAGTCGACTCGGGCTGGTCGTCACCGGGGTTGTTGGAGGGTCGCTGGTCGCTCTTTACGCGGTGGCCGCTCCGTTTGTTGCCCCTGCCCTCAGAAGAGTCTGCCTCCCGTTTGTTCCAGCCACCACGGCTCAGGTGGAGAACGTTCTCAGGGTGCTGCGGACCAGAACGGGAACTCTGGTGGACATCGGCAGCGGAGATGGAAGGATA gtgaTAGCAGCAGCAAAGTGTGGATTTCAGGCTTCTGGTTTGGAGCTGAACCCTTGGTTGGTTTGGTATTCTCGCTACAAAGCCTGGACAGATGGTGTCCACCGCTCCACCTCCTTTCACATCTCGGATTTGTGGAAG GCTAGCTTTGCTCAGTATTCcaatgttgttatttttggagTTCCTCAAATG ATGGATCAGCTAGAGGACAAGCTGGCAAATGAGCTGCCAAGTTCAGCCAAGGTGGTCGCCTGCCGCTTCCCCTTTCCCACATGGGTCCCTGAAAGCACTGAGGGGGAAGGCATAGACACCGTGTGGGTGTATGACGCCAAAACATTTCGCTCAGATCTGCACAGAAAAACGGGCAAAACGTTGTTAGAACAAAAATCACCTCCACACTCATGA
- the LOC116721892 gene encoding neuropilin and tolloid-like protein 1, translating into MLHRAETDERRRARAAQQFHGAIKKKIKCKPSARTHQLLLTSCSPLLLSFRLLSLSSGSPAIAASLIPPELCGSTANTKKAQVKNNSGVTPAGQCGTWVKEPSGGCFTSPNYPEKYPPERECIYIIEASPRQCIDLFFDEKYSIEPSWECRFDHIEIRDGPFGFSPIIGRYCGQESPAYVRSSGRYLYIKFVADGELEAIGFSARYNFTQDPEFEGIGELSALPACDFELSGPEGFVESTQIAKEGKAQLTEAVDCRWYIRAPPRAKIYMRFLEYEMHNSNECKRNFVAIYDGSSGVEHLKNKFCSTVANDVMLVTSVGVVRLWADEGSRKSRFKILFTTFHEPPCEGDTFFCHSNMCINHTLVCNGVQNCVYPWDENRCKEKRKASILDTLDNTNLTIIGITCGLVVILLIISVIIQIKQPRKKYVIRRDDFDPALLHPGFDPPHYELCTLRRAPSGDLTDAALADDFDKFHKLRRSESKCIRDHHCGSHQGSIHGSRSNLSLRDATIAPDGGVAVPPMSPRLATQMSPHLSHHNTPACRRSILVMKHSYSQDGAEAYRAEDEEDDLMMDVGPTTSQHHMHHHHIHHSTPGLDRTLSNDF; encoded by the exons ATGTTGCATCGCGCAGAGACCGACGAGAGGCGACGCGCCCGCGCCGCGCAGCAGTTTCATGGAGCCAT aaaaaaaaaaatcaagtgcaAACCATCTGCGAGGACTCATCAACTGCTGCTCACTTCCTGTTCCCCCCTGCTTCTCTCATTTCgccttctttctctctcttctggCTCCCCAGCGATAGCAGCGAGCCTcattccacctgagctgtgtgGTTCAACAGCAAACACGAAAAAAGCTCAAG tgaAAAACAACTCAGGTGTGACCCCTGCTGGACAGTGTGGAACATGGGTGAAGGAGCCCAGTGGAGGGTGCTTCACCTCTCCAAACTACCCTGAGAAATACCCACCTGAGAGGGAATGCATCTACATCATAGAAG CCTCGCCTCGACAGTGCATCGACCTGTTCTTCGACGAGAAATACTCCATTGAGCCATCCTGGGAGTGCCGATTTGACCACATCGAAATCCGCGACGGGCCCTTCGGGTTCTCTCCGATCATCGGCCGCTACTGCGGGCAGGAGAGTCCTGCCTATGTCCGCTCTAGCGGGCGGTACCTCTACATCAAGTTTGTGGCCGACGGCGAACTGGAGGCCATCGGGTTTTCAGCCCGCTATAACTTCACGCAAG ATCCCGAGTTTGAAGGAATTGGAGAATTGTCGGCTCTACCAG CTTGTGATTTTGAGCTGAGTGGTCCAGAGGGCTTCGTGGAATCCACACAGATAGCCAAAGAGGGAAAGGCACAGCTGACTGAAGCAGTGGACTGCAGGTGGTACATCAGAGCTCCACCAAGAGCAAAG ATCTACATGCGTTTTTTAGAGTACGAAATGCACAACTCAAACGAGTGCAAGCGCAACTTCGTCGCCATCTACGACGGGAGCAGCGGAGTGGAACACCTGAAGAACAAGTTTTGCTCCACGGTGGCCAACGACGTCATGCTGGTGACCTCTGTGGGCGTGGTGAGGCTCTGGGCGGACGAAGGCAGCAGGAAGAGCAGATTCAAGATCCTCTTTACCACTTTCCATGAAC CTCCATGTGAAGGAGACACCTTCTTCTGCCACAGCAACATGTGCATCAACCACACCCTCGTCTGCAACGGCGTGCAGAACTGTGTTTACCCCTGGGACGAAAATCGCTGCAAGG AGAAGAGAAAAGCCAGCATCCTGGACACGCTGGACAACACCAACCTCACAATCATCGGAATCACGTGCGGCCTGGTCGTCATCCTGCTCATCATTTCCGTCATCATTCAAATCAAGCAACCTCGCAAGAAGTACGTCATCCGCAG AGATGACTTTGACCCAGCCCTGCTCCACCCTGGTTTTGACCCGCCACACTACGAGCTCTGCACCCTGCGCCGCGCCCCTTCTGGCGACCTCACCGACGCCGCCCTGGCGGACGACTTCGACAAGTTCCACAAGCTCAGGCGCTCGGAGAGCAAGTGCATCCGCGACCACCACTGCGGCTCGCACCAGGGAAGCATCCACGGCAGCCGCAGCAACCTCAGCCTGAGGGACGCCACCATCGCGCCCGACGGAGGGGTCGCCGTACCCCCGATGTCGCCGAGGCTGGCGACGCAGATGTCTCCGCACCTCTCTCACCACAACACGCCGGCGTGTCGGAGGAGCATCCTGGTGATGAAGCACAGCTACTCGCAGGACGGGGCGGAGGCGTACAGGGCGGAGGACGAGGAGGATGATTTGATGATGGACGTCGGCCCCACCACCAGCCAGCACCACATGCACCACCACCACATCCACCACAGCACCCCGGGGTTGGACCGTACGCTGTCTAACGACTTCTAA
- the LOC116720892 gene encoding cysteine-rich secretory protein LCCL domain-containing 1-like: MRRSLPLSCWVRAAGLMLCLSQSAVAVFLSNSTRLDSILDKYKGKDGEWWRARSRGKRAISEEDKHLILDLHNKLRGQVYPPASNMEYMLWDYELERSAEYWAHACRWEHGPSHMLTQIGQNLGTHWGRDRPPTYHVQAWYDEVRYYSYPYSQECNPHCPFRCSGPVCTHYTQLVWATSNRIGCAINTCYNMNVWGMIWTKAVYLVCNYSPPGNWWGHAPYKYGTPCSACPASYGGGCRNNLCYKDGGVERHPAPEREENNYIEPEPVRDREPQPRVRTPTPSPNENTEGNQVASTEQMSQQVECETKLRDQCKGTTCNRYECPPGCFERPGKVVGTSYYDMQSSVCGAGLHSGVIDNDGGWLDVTRLGRKQLFTKSYKNGVQSIGKNRSANSFKVESVPVKAIRCDTTVSLFCPFKKPVRHCPRLYCPKNCLHDSGARVIGTKYYTDKSSICRAAIHAGVIRSESGGYLDVMPVDTRRQYSGSYQNGINSESLLNPTGGKAFRVFAVV; the protein is encoded by the exons ATGAGGAGGTCTCTTCCTTTATCTTGCTGGGTCAGAGCAGCGGGCCTGATGCTCTGCCTGAGCCAGAGCGCTGTGGCCGTGTTCCTCTCAAACTCCACTCGGCTCGACTCGATCCTGGACAAGTACAAGGGCAAGGACGGGGAGTGGTGGAGGGCGCGGTCGAGGGGGAAGAGGGCCATCAGCGAGGAAGACAAGCACCTGATCCTTGACCTGCACAACAAGCTGCGGGGACAGGTCTACCCTCCGGCCTCCAACATGGAGTACATG ttaTGGGATTACGAGTTGGAGAGGAGCGCAGAGTACTGGGCGCACGCCTGCCGATGGGAGCACGGGCCGAGCCACATGCTGACACAAATAGGCCAAAACCTTGGAACGCACTGGGGCAG AGACAGACCCCCGACCTACCATGTACAGGCCTGGTATGATGAGGTGAGGTACTACAGTTACCCGTACTCCCAGGAGTGTAATCCACACTGTCCGTTCAGATGTTCGGGGCCGGTTTGCACGCACTACACTCAG ctggtgtgggcCACCAGCAATCGCATTGGCTGTGCCATCAACACGTGTTACAACATGAATGTTTGGGGAATGATCTGGACCAAAGCCGTTTATCTGGTCTGCAACTACTCCCCTCC GGGAAACTGGTGGGGCCATGCGCCTTACAAATACGGGACGCCTTGTTCTGCTTGTCCAGCCAGCTATGGTGGTGGCTGCCGAAACAACTTATGCTACAAAG ACGGTGGCGTTGAACGGCATCCAGCTCCTGAAAGGGAGGAAAACAACTACAttgaaccagaaccagtgaGAGACAGAGAGCCCCAACCGAGGGTCCGAACACCAACCCCATCAcctaatgaaaacacagagggAAACCAAGTTGCCAGTACAGAGCAGATGT CCCAACAGGTTGAGTGTGAGACCAAGCTGAGAGATCAGTGCAAGGGAACAACCTGTAACAG ATATGAATGCCCACCTGGTTGCTTTGAGCGGCCTGGAAAAGTAGTCGGGACTTCTTACTACGACATG CAATCCAGTGTGTGTGGAGCTGGGCTACACTCTGGGGTCATTGACAATGACGGGGGATGGCTGGATGTGACCCGACTGGGTAGAAAACAACTATTCACCAAATCATACAAGAATGGTGTCCAATCCATTGG GAAAAATAGAAGCGCCAATTCCTTCAAAGTGGAATCAGTACctg TAAAAGCAATAAGATGCGATACAACAGTGTCACTTTTCTGTCCTTTCAAGAAACCCGTTCGACACTGTCCCAG GTTGTATTGCCCCAAGAATTGTTTGCATGATAGTGGAGCTCGAGTCATTGGAACAAAGTACTACACCGAT AAATCTAGCATCTGCAGAGCAGCCATCCACGCAGGAGTAATCCGGAGTGAGTCAGGCGGCTACCTTGATGTGATGCCAGTGGACACACGGCGGCAGTACAGTGGCAGTTACCAGAACGGGATCAACTCAGAGAG CTTACTGAACCCCACAGGAGGAAAAGCCTTCAGAGTTTTTGCAGTCGTCTGA